The genomic region TGGCCAGGGCGGCTCCAATCAATTGAGCAATCAGGTAGGGTGCAACATCACGTGATGGGAATTTTTTCACAGCCCACAATGCTATGGTCACTGCGGGGTTTATATGACAACCAGATATCCTACCAAATGCATATATACACGCACTTATTGCTAATCCGAAAGCCAAACCTATTGCCAACCAGTCCCCTAGGCCTCCCAGGGCTCCGATTCCGATGTTAAATGAGTTGGGAGGTGCTTGACCCGAACTTATCATCAGGGTTATGATTGCAGCTCCGGTACCGAAAAATACAAGGATGAAAGTTCCAATAAGTTCAGCCACTGATCTTTTCATTAAAGAAACCATTTAGCTATCCCCCTTTAGGCGCTTCTTTTTTAAGGGCCTGGTAACAGTACTTACACAGTATCCTTGGAAGGGTTTCTTTAAGTTTTTCTGCGGGGAAGGGATATCCTCCACTCCATACCTCAGTTTCCTGTCGGATGGCGTGGTCCATGCATAATCCCATTCCACAGACTATACAAATAGCAACTGCATCGGTGGATTTGCCTTCTTCTGCACAAATATAACACTTCATTTTTTACCCCCTTAAAATATTCTATGTTTTAAAAATTCTTAAAAAAAATGGGAATGTTTGGGAGGGAATGTTTGGGATAGTATTGTTTGGATAATTATCTAATTGTCTAAACATGCCTACATTCCCTAGTAACATTTTAACCATATATTTATACGGTTATACTGCTTCTTTCCACTGGCAGTGATTGTGCCTGAAGTCAACCAGTGATGCTGCTGCACAGTTTTTACAGGTTCTTGCGGGGGAAGCTGGGCTTTCCTTGTGTAGGGCTATGATGTTGGTCATCAATGTAGCAGTTAC from Methanobacterium sp. harbors:
- a CDS encoding DUF2180 family protein, producing MKCYICAEEGKSTDAVAICIVCGMGLCMDHAIRQETEVWSGGYPFPAEKLKETLPRILCKYCYQALKKEAPKGG